The Indicator indicator isolate 239-I01 chromosome 32, UM_Iind_1.1, whole genome shotgun sequence genome contains a region encoding:
- the EMC1 gene encoding ER membrane protein complex subunit 1 isoform X2 — protein MAAGLWALLLLPLATAVYEDQVGKFDWRQQYVGKLKFASLEASQGSKKLIVATEKNVVAALNSRSGEILWRHVDKGTPEGVIDAMLIHGQDAITVSNAGRILRSWETNIGGLNWETSLDTGSFQVASLVGLQDVVKYVAVLKKAAISLHYLSNGHQKWVEHLPESEATQYQMLYSHGTGVIHVLGIVPQSHLTILTFSVEDGEVTKQIRVAAPWLESLDGLCGVVGEAVLVCVDMDSQSLYVCSLETEQEMKQIPLQSLDLEFAEDFQPRILATQPNVIGASRTQFFLQLSPSHFSLLQYKQGLLSHLRDFQQAALVSFATTGEKTVAAVLTCRSELKPGSAEGLHAGGTLEEARKQDSLTCSNQTYNINLYLVETGQRLLDTTITFTLEQSGTKPQQLYIQVFLKKDDSVGYRALVQTEDHMLMFLQQPGKVVWSREESLAEVVSLEMVDLPLTGAQAELEGEFGKKADGLLGMFLKRLSSQLILLQAWTAHLWKMFYDARKPRSQIKNEINIDNLARDEFNLQKMMVMVTASGKLFGIESSSGTILWKQYLRNVRPGSSFKLMVQRTTAHFPHPPQCTLLVKDKETKKSFLYVFNPIFGKRSQVAPPVLKRPILQTLLLPIMDQDYAKVLLLIDDEYKVTPFPATKNVLRQLEEIAHSIFFYLVDAEQGKLSGFRLKKDLTTEESWEVVIPTELQRIVAVKGKRSNEHVHSQGRVMGDRSVLYKSLNPNLLAVVTESTDTHHERTFIGIYLIDGVTGRIIHSSVQKKAKGPVHMVHSENWVVYQYWNTKARRNEFTVLELYEGTEQYNATAYSSLDRPILPQVLQQSYIFPSAISAMEATITERGITSRHLLVGLPSGAILSLPKALLDPRRPEVPTEQSREENLIPYSPDVQIHAERFINYNQTISRMRGIYTAPSGLESTCLVVAYGLDIYQTRVYPSKQFDVLKDDYDYVLISSVLFGLVFATMITKRLAQVKLLNRAWR, from the exons ATGGCGGCGGGTCtatgggcactgctgctgctgcccctggcGACTGCAGTCTATGAGGACCAAGTGGGCAAGTTCGACTG gaggcagcagtatGTGGGGAAACTCAAGTTCGCCTCCTTGGAGGCCTCGCAGGGTTCGAAGAAGCTCATCGTTGCCACGGAAAAGAATGTCGTGGCTGCCCTGAACTCCAGAAGCGGTGAAATCT TGTGGCGCCATGTGGACAAGGGAACTCCTGAAGGAGTGATAGATGCAATGTTGATCCATGGACAAG ATGCCATCACAGTGTCCAATGCTGGACGTATTCTGCGTTCCTGGGAGACCAACATTGGTGGCTTGAACTGGGAGACATCCCTGGACACTGGCAG TTTCCAGGTGGCTAGTTTGGTGGGGCTGCAGGATGTGGTGAAATATGTGGCAGTGCTGAAGAAGGCAGCCATTTCTCTTCACTACCTCTCCAATGGCCACCAGAAGTGGGTGGAACACTTACCAGAGAG TGAGGCTACTCAGTACCAGATGCTGTATTCCCATGGGACTGGAGTGATCCACGTGCTTGGAATTGTTCCCCAGAGCCACTTGACTATTTTGACATTCAGTGTAGAAGATGGAGAAGTTACAAAACAG ATCAGAGTGgcagctccatggctggagagcTTAGATGgcctgtgtggtgtggtgggggAGGCAGTGCTGGTCTGTGTGGACATGGACTCGCAGTCACTCTACGTTTGCTCCTTGGAGACAGAGCAGGAGATGAAGCAGATCCCACTGCAG TCACTTGACCTGGAGTTTGCTGAAGACTTCCAGCCTAGGATATTGGCCACTCAACCCAATGTCATTGGAGCTTCAAGGACTCAGttcttcctgcagctctctccAAGCCACTTTTCCCTGCTGCAGTACAAGCAGGGGCTGCTCAGTCACCTTAGGGACTTCCAGCAG gcaGCTCTGGTGAGTTTTGCAACAACAGGAGAGAAAACTGTGGCTGCTGTCCTGACCTGCAGGAGTGAACTG aaaccTGGAAGTGCTGAAGGCCTTCATGCTGGAGGTACTCTGGAGGAGGCCCGGAAGCAG GACTCCTTAACCTGTTCCAATCAAACCTACAATATTAATCTCTACCTGGTTGAAACTGGACAAAGACTGTTGGATACCACGATTACCTTTACCCTGGAGCAGAGTGGGACCAAGCCACAGCAG cTATACATCCAAGTTTTCCTGAAGAAGGATGACTCAGTGGGCTATCGAGCCTTGGTGCAAACAGAAGACCACATGCTGATGTTCCTCCAGCAGCCAG GAAAAGTTGTCTGGAGTAGAGAGGAGTCACTAGCAGAAGTGGTAAGCCTGGAGATGGTAGATCTACCCCTGACAGGTGCCCAGGCTGAGTTGGAGGGAGAGTTTGGCAAGAAAGCAG ATGGCTTGCTGGGCATGTTTCTGAAGAGGCTGTCCTCCCAACTCATCCTGCTGCAAGCCTGGACTGCTCACCTCTGGAAGATGTTCTACGACGCCAGAAAACCCCGGAGCCAGATCAAAAATGAGATTAACATTGACAATTTGGCCAGAGATGAATTCAACCTCCAGAAGATGATGGTGATGGTCACTGCTTCAGGAAAG ctttttggtattgaaagcagctctggcacCATCCTGTGGAAGCAGTATCTCAGGAATGTGAGACCAGGCTCCTCCTTCAAGCTGATGGTCCAGAGAACAACAGCTCATTTCCCACACCCCCCACAGTGTACCTTGCTTGTTAAGGACAAG GAAACCAAAAAGAGCTTCCTGTATGTCTTTAACCCCATCTTTGGGAAGAGAAGTCAAGTAGCTCCCCCTGTTTTGAAGCGTCCAATTCTTCAGACTCTGCTTCTGCCCATTATGGATCAAGACTATGCCAAAGTGCTGCTCTTAATTGATGATGAGTACAAG GTTACACCTTTCCCAGCAACTAAAAATGTCCTTCGCCAGTTAGAAGAAATAGCTCATTCTATCTTTTTCTATCTCGTGGATGCTGAGCAGGGAAAGCTCTCTGGATTCAGGCTGAAAAAG gacCTGACaacagaggagagctgggaggtggTCATCCCCACTGAGTTGCAGAGGATAGTGGCGGTGAAAGGGAAGAGGTCCAACGAGCACGTGCACTCCCAGGGCCGCGTCATGGGAGACCGCAGTGTTCTCTATAAG tcctTGAACCCCAACCTGCTTGCTGTGGTGACGGAGAGCACAGACACGCACCACGAGCGCACTTTCATTGGGATATATCTGATTGATGGGGTCACAGGCAGGATCATCCACTCCTCAgtgcagaagaaagcaaagggaCCTGTCCACATGGTTCATTCAGAGAACTGGGTGGTG tACCAGTACTGGAACACGAAGGCTCGGCGGAACGAGTTCACTGTGCTGGAGCTGTATGAGGGCACAGAGCAATACAATGCCACAGCCTACAGCTCCCTCGACCGCCCGATTCTACCTCAGGTCCTGCAGCAATCTTACATCTTCCCTTCTGCTATCAGTGCCATGGAGGCCACCATCACCGAGCGAGGCATCACCAGCCGGCACCTGCTGG TTGGGCTTCCCTCCGGGGCCATCCTCTCCCTGCCAAAGGCTCTGCTGGATCCTCGACGCCCAGAGGTCCCCACAGAACAAAGCAG AGAAGAGAACCTGATTCCATACTCCCCTGATGTGCAGATCCATGCTGAGAGGTTTATCAACTACAATCAAACCATATCCCGAATGAGAGGGATTTATACAGCCCCCTCTGGCCTAGAGTCTACTTGTTTG GTTGTTGCCTATGGCTTGGACATCTACCAGACAAGAGTGTACCCATCAAAGCAGTTTGATGTGCTGAAAGATGACTATGACTACGTGCTGATAAGCAGCGTCCTCTTCGGGCTGGTTTTTGCCACAATGATCACAAAGAGACTGGCTCAGGTGAAGCTGCTCAACCGTGCCTGGCGGTAG
- the EMC1 gene encoding ER membrane protein complex subunit 1 isoform X1: MAAGLWALLLLPLATAVYEDQVGKFDWRQQYVGKLKFASLEASQGSKKLIVATEKNVVAALNSRSGEILWRHVDKGTPEGVIDAMLIHGQDAITVSNAGRILRSWETNIGGLNWETSLDTGSFQVASLVGLQDVVKYVAVLKKAAISLHYLSNGHQKWVEHLPESEATQYQMLYSHGTGVIHVLGIVPQSHLTILTFSVEDGEVTKQIRVAAPWLESLDGLCGVVGEAVLVCVDMDSQSLYVCSLETEQEMKQIPLQSLDLEFAEDFQPRILATQPNVIGASRTQFFLQLSPSHFSLLQYKQGLLSHLRDFQQAALVSFATTGEKTVAAVLTCRSELGNPPAEFAVALMFNSALFCLLLQDSLTCSNQTYNINLYLVETGQRLLDTTITFTLEQSGTKPQQLYIQVFLKKDDSVGYRALVQTEDHMLMFLQQPGKVVWSREESLAEVVSLEMVDLPLTGAQAELEGEFGKKADGLLGMFLKRLSSQLILLQAWTAHLWKMFYDARKPRSQIKNEINIDNLARDEFNLQKMMVMVTASGKLFGIESSSGTILWKQYLRNVRPGSSFKLMVQRTTAHFPHPPQCTLLVKDKETKKSFLYVFNPIFGKRSQVAPPVLKRPILQTLLLPIMDQDYAKVLLLIDDEYKVTPFPATKNVLRQLEEIAHSIFFYLVDAEQGKLSGFRLKKDLTTEESWEVVIPTELQRIVAVKGKRSNEHVHSQGRVMGDRSVLYKSLNPNLLAVVTESTDTHHERTFIGIYLIDGVTGRIIHSSVQKKAKGPVHMVHSENWVVYQYWNTKARRNEFTVLELYEGTEQYNATAYSSLDRPILPQVLQQSYIFPSAISAMEATITERGITSRHLLVGLPSGAILSLPKALLDPRRPEVPTEQSREENLIPYSPDVQIHAERFINYNQTISRMRGIYTAPSGLESTCLVVAYGLDIYQTRVYPSKQFDVLKDDYDYVLISSVLFGLVFATMITKRLAQVKLLNRAWR, translated from the exons ATGGCGGCGGGTCtatgggcactgctgctgctgcccctggcGACTGCAGTCTATGAGGACCAAGTGGGCAAGTTCGACTG gaggcagcagtatGTGGGGAAACTCAAGTTCGCCTCCTTGGAGGCCTCGCAGGGTTCGAAGAAGCTCATCGTTGCCACGGAAAAGAATGTCGTGGCTGCCCTGAACTCCAGAAGCGGTGAAATCT TGTGGCGCCATGTGGACAAGGGAACTCCTGAAGGAGTGATAGATGCAATGTTGATCCATGGACAAG ATGCCATCACAGTGTCCAATGCTGGACGTATTCTGCGTTCCTGGGAGACCAACATTGGTGGCTTGAACTGGGAGACATCCCTGGACACTGGCAG TTTCCAGGTGGCTAGTTTGGTGGGGCTGCAGGATGTGGTGAAATATGTGGCAGTGCTGAAGAAGGCAGCCATTTCTCTTCACTACCTCTCCAATGGCCACCAGAAGTGGGTGGAACACTTACCAGAGAG TGAGGCTACTCAGTACCAGATGCTGTATTCCCATGGGACTGGAGTGATCCACGTGCTTGGAATTGTTCCCCAGAGCCACTTGACTATTTTGACATTCAGTGTAGAAGATGGAGAAGTTACAAAACAG ATCAGAGTGgcagctccatggctggagagcTTAGATGgcctgtgtggtgtggtgggggAGGCAGTGCTGGTCTGTGTGGACATGGACTCGCAGTCACTCTACGTTTGCTCCTTGGAGACAGAGCAGGAGATGAAGCAGATCCCACTGCAG TCACTTGACCTGGAGTTTGCTGAAGACTTCCAGCCTAGGATATTGGCCACTCAACCCAATGTCATTGGAGCTTCAAGGACTCAGttcttcctgcagctctctccAAGCCACTTTTCCCTGCTGCAGTACAAGCAGGGGCTGCTCAGTCACCTTAGGGACTTCCAGCAG gcaGCTCTGGTGAGTTTTGCAACAACAGGAGAGAAAACTGTGGCTGCTGTCCTGACCTGCAGGAGTGAACTG GGAAATCCTCCTGCAGAGTTTGCTGTGGCATTGATGTTTAACTCAGCTCTTTTCTGCCTGTTGTTACAGGACTCCTTAACCTGTTCCAATCAAACCTACAATATTAATCTCTACCTGGTTGAAACTGGACAAAGACTGTTGGATACCACGATTACCTTTACCCTGGAGCAGAGTGGGACCAAGCCACAGCAG cTATACATCCAAGTTTTCCTGAAGAAGGATGACTCAGTGGGCTATCGAGCCTTGGTGCAAACAGAAGACCACATGCTGATGTTCCTCCAGCAGCCAG GAAAAGTTGTCTGGAGTAGAGAGGAGTCACTAGCAGAAGTGGTAAGCCTGGAGATGGTAGATCTACCCCTGACAGGTGCCCAGGCTGAGTTGGAGGGAGAGTTTGGCAAGAAAGCAG ATGGCTTGCTGGGCATGTTTCTGAAGAGGCTGTCCTCCCAACTCATCCTGCTGCAAGCCTGGACTGCTCACCTCTGGAAGATGTTCTACGACGCCAGAAAACCCCGGAGCCAGATCAAAAATGAGATTAACATTGACAATTTGGCCAGAGATGAATTCAACCTCCAGAAGATGATGGTGATGGTCACTGCTTCAGGAAAG ctttttggtattgaaagcagctctggcacCATCCTGTGGAAGCAGTATCTCAGGAATGTGAGACCAGGCTCCTCCTTCAAGCTGATGGTCCAGAGAACAACAGCTCATTTCCCACACCCCCCACAGTGTACCTTGCTTGTTAAGGACAAG GAAACCAAAAAGAGCTTCCTGTATGTCTTTAACCCCATCTTTGGGAAGAGAAGTCAAGTAGCTCCCCCTGTTTTGAAGCGTCCAATTCTTCAGACTCTGCTTCTGCCCATTATGGATCAAGACTATGCCAAAGTGCTGCTCTTAATTGATGATGAGTACAAG GTTACACCTTTCCCAGCAACTAAAAATGTCCTTCGCCAGTTAGAAGAAATAGCTCATTCTATCTTTTTCTATCTCGTGGATGCTGAGCAGGGAAAGCTCTCTGGATTCAGGCTGAAAAAG gacCTGACaacagaggagagctgggaggtggTCATCCCCACTGAGTTGCAGAGGATAGTGGCGGTGAAAGGGAAGAGGTCCAACGAGCACGTGCACTCCCAGGGCCGCGTCATGGGAGACCGCAGTGTTCTCTATAAG tcctTGAACCCCAACCTGCTTGCTGTGGTGACGGAGAGCACAGACACGCACCACGAGCGCACTTTCATTGGGATATATCTGATTGATGGGGTCACAGGCAGGATCATCCACTCCTCAgtgcagaagaaagcaaagggaCCTGTCCACATGGTTCATTCAGAGAACTGGGTGGTG tACCAGTACTGGAACACGAAGGCTCGGCGGAACGAGTTCACTGTGCTGGAGCTGTATGAGGGCACAGAGCAATACAATGCCACAGCCTACAGCTCCCTCGACCGCCCGATTCTACCTCAGGTCCTGCAGCAATCTTACATCTTCCCTTCTGCTATCAGTGCCATGGAGGCCACCATCACCGAGCGAGGCATCACCAGCCGGCACCTGCTGG TTGGGCTTCCCTCCGGGGCCATCCTCTCCCTGCCAAAGGCTCTGCTGGATCCTCGACGCCCAGAGGTCCCCACAGAACAAAGCAG AGAAGAGAACCTGATTCCATACTCCCCTGATGTGCAGATCCATGCTGAGAGGTTTATCAACTACAATCAAACCATATCCCGAATGAGAGGGATTTATACAGCCCCCTCTGGCCTAGAGTCTACTTGTTTG GTTGTTGCCTATGGCTTGGACATCTACCAGACAAGAGTGTACCCATCAAAGCAGTTTGATGTGCTGAAAGATGACTATGACTACGTGCTGATAAGCAGCGTCCTCTTCGGGCTGGTTTTTGCCACAATGATCACAAAGAGACTGGCTCAGGTGAAGCTGCTCAACCGTGCCTGGCGGTAG
- the EMC1 gene encoding ER membrane protein complex subunit 1 isoform X3 produces MAAGLWALLLLPLATAVYEDQVGKFDWRQQYVGKLKFASLEASQGSKKLIVATEKNVVAALNSRSGEILWRHVDKGTPEGVIDAMLIHGQDAITVSNAGRILRSWETNIGGLNWETSLDTGSFQVASLVGLQDVVKYVAVLKKAAISLHYLSNGHQKWVEHLPESEATQYQMLYSHGTGVIHVLGIVPQSHLTILTFSVEDGEVTKQIRVAAPWLESLDGLCGVVGEAVLVCVDMDSQSLYVCSLETEQEMKQIPLQSLDLEFAEDFQPRILATQPNVIGASRTQFFLQLSPSHFSLLQYKQGLLSHLRDFQQAALVSFATTGEKTVAAVLTCRSELKPGSAEGLHAGGTLEEARKQDSLTCSNQTYNINLYLVETGQRLLDTTITFTLEQSGTKPQQLYIQVFLKKDDSVGYRALVQTEDHMLMFLQQPGKVVWSREESLAEVVSLEMVDLPLTGAQAELEGEFGKKAAIQDGLLGMFLKRLSSQLILLQAWTAHLWKMFYDARKPRSQIKNEINIDNLARDEFNLQKMMVMVTASGKLFGIESSSGTILWKQYLRNVRPGSSFKLMVQRTTAHFPHPPQCTLLVKDKETKKSFLYVFNPIFGKRSQVAPPVLKRPILQTLLLPIMDQDYAKVLLLIDDEYKVTPFPATKNVLRQLEEIAHSIFFYLVDAEQGKLSGFRLKKDLTTEESWEVVIPTELQRIVAVKGKRSNEHVHSQGRVMGDRSVLYKSLNPNLLAVVTESTDTHHERTFIGIYLIDGVTGRIIHSSVQKKAKGPVHMVHSENWVVYQYWNTKARRNEFTVLELYEGTEQYNATAYSSLDRPILPQVLQQSYIFPSAISAMEATITERGITSRHLLVGLPSGAILSLPKALLDPRRPEVPTEQSREENLIPYSPDVQIHAERFINYNQTISRMRGIYTAPSGLESTCLVVAYGLDIYQTRVYPSKQFDVLKDDYDYVLISSVLFGLVFATMITKRLAQVKLLNRAWR; encoded by the exons ATGGCGGCGGGTCtatgggcactgctgctgctgcccctggcGACTGCAGTCTATGAGGACCAAGTGGGCAAGTTCGACTG gaggcagcagtatGTGGGGAAACTCAAGTTCGCCTCCTTGGAGGCCTCGCAGGGTTCGAAGAAGCTCATCGTTGCCACGGAAAAGAATGTCGTGGCTGCCCTGAACTCCAGAAGCGGTGAAATCT TGTGGCGCCATGTGGACAAGGGAACTCCTGAAGGAGTGATAGATGCAATGTTGATCCATGGACAAG ATGCCATCACAGTGTCCAATGCTGGACGTATTCTGCGTTCCTGGGAGACCAACATTGGTGGCTTGAACTGGGAGACATCCCTGGACACTGGCAG TTTCCAGGTGGCTAGTTTGGTGGGGCTGCAGGATGTGGTGAAATATGTGGCAGTGCTGAAGAAGGCAGCCATTTCTCTTCACTACCTCTCCAATGGCCACCAGAAGTGGGTGGAACACTTACCAGAGAG TGAGGCTACTCAGTACCAGATGCTGTATTCCCATGGGACTGGAGTGATCCACGTGCTTGGAATTGTTCCCCAGAGCCACTTGACTATTTTGACATTCAGTGTAGAAGATGGAGAAGTTACAAAACAG ATCAGAGTGgcagctccatggctggagagcTTAGATGgcctgtgtggtgtggtgggggAGGCAGTGCTGGTCTGTGTGGACATGGACTCGCAGTCACTCTACGTTTGCTCCTTGGAGACAGAGCAGGAGATGAAGCAGATCCCACTGCAG TCACTTGACCTGGAGTTTGCTGAAGACTTCCAGCCTAGGATATTGGCCACTCAACCCAATGTCATTGGAGCTTCAAGGACTCAGttcttcctgcagctctctccAAGCCACTTTTCCCTGCTGCAGTACAAGCAGGGGCTGCTCAGTCACCTTAGGGACTTCCAGCAG gcaGCTCTGGTGAGTTTTGCAACAACAGGAGAGAAAACTGTGGCTGCTGTCCTGACCTGCAGGAGTGAACTG aaaccTGGAAGTGCTGAAGGCCTTCATGCTGGAGGTACTCTGGAGGAGGCCCGGAAGCAG GACTCCTTAACCTGTTCCAATCAAACCTACAATATTAATCTCTACCTGGTTGAAACTGGACAAAGACTGTTGGATACCACGATTACCTTTACCCTGGAGCAGAGTGGGACCAAGCCACAGCAG cTATACATCCAAGTTTTCCTGAAGAAGGATGACTCAGTGGGCTATCGAGCCTTGGTGCAAACAGAAGACCACATGCTGATGTTCCTCCAGCAGCCAG GAAAAGTTGTCTGGAGTAGAGAGGAGTCACTAGCAGAAGTGGTAAGCCTGGAGATGGTAGATCTACCCCTGACAGGTGCCCAGGCTGAGTTGGAGGGAGAGTTTGGCAAGAAAGCAG CCATTCAAG ATGGCTTGCTGGGCATGTTTCTGAAGAGGCTGTCCTCCCAACTCATCCTGCTGCAAGCCTGGACTGCTCACCTCTGGAAGATGTTCTACGACGCCAGAAAACCCCGGAGCCAGATCAAAAATGAGATTAACATTGACAATTTGGCCAGAGATGAATTCAACCTCCAGAAGATGATGGTGATGGTCACTGCTTCAGGAAAG ctttttggtattgaaagcagctctggcacCATCCTGTGGAAGCAGTATCTCAGGAATGTGAGACCAGGCTCCTCCTTCAAGCTGATGGTCCAGAGAACAACAGCTCATTTCCCACACCCCCCACAGTGTACCTTGCTTGTTAAGGACAAG GAAACCAAAAAGAGCTTCCTGTATGTCTTTAACCCCATCTTTGGGAAGAGAAGTCAAGTAGCTCCCCCTGTTTTGAAGCGTCCAATTCTTCAGACTCTGCTTCTGCCCATTATGGATCAAGACTATGCCAAAGTGCTGCTCTTAATTGATGATGAGTACAAG GTTACACCTTTCCCAGCAACTAAAAATGTCCTTCGCCAGTTAGAAGAAATAGCTCATTCTATCTTTTTCTATCTCGTGGATGCTGAGCAGGGAAAGCTCTCTGGATTCAGGCTGAAAAAG gacCTGACaacagaggagagctgggaggtggTCATCCCCACTGAGTTGCAGAGGATAGTGGCGGTGAAAGGGAAGAGGTCCAACGAGCACGTGCACTCCCAGGGCCGCGTCATGGGAGACCGCAGTGTTCTCTATAAG tcctTGAACCCCAACCTGCTTGCTGTGGTGACGGAGAGCACAGACACGCACCACGAGCGCACTTTCATTGGGATATATCTGATTGATGGGGTCACAGGCAGGATCATCCACTCCTCAgtgcagaagaaagcaaagggaCCTGTCCACATGGTTCATTCAGAGAACTGGGTGGTG tACCAGTACTGGAACACGAAGGCTCGGCGGAACGAGTTCACTGTGCTGGAGCTGTATGAGGGCACAGAGCAATACAATGCCACAGCCTACAGCTCCCTCGACCGCCCGATTCTACCTCAGGTCCTGCAGCAATCTTACATCTTCCCTTCTGCTATCAGTGCCATGGAGGCCACCATCACCGAGCGAGGCATCACCAGCCGGCACCTGCTGG TTGGGCTTCCCTCCGGGGCCATCCTCTCCCTGCCAAAGGCTCTGCTGGATCCTCGACGCCCAGAGGTCCCCACAGAACAAAGCAG AGAAGAGAACCTGATTCCATACTCCCCTGATGTGCAGATCCATGCTGAGAGGTTTATCAACTACAATCAAACCATATCCCGAATGAGAGGGATTTATACAGCCCCCTCTGGCCTAGAGTCTACTTGTTTG GTTGTTGCCTATGGCTTGGACATCTACCAGACAAGAGTGTACCCATCAAAGCAGTTTGATGTGCTGAAAGATGACTATGACTACGTGCTGATAAGCAGCGTCCTCTTCGGGCTGGTTTTTGCCACAATGATCACAAAGAGACTGGCTCAGGTGAAGCTGCTCAACCGTGCCTGGCGGTAG